In Acidobacteriota bacterium, one genomic interval encodes:
- the obgE gene encoding GTPase ObgE has product MFVDEVDIDVSAGAGGRGAISFRREKFIPRGGPDGGDGGAGGSVYLIASPHHNTLVNYRFHPDFAAPRGGHGEGSLRTGKSGKDIELPVPPGTVAYRLDEFGHAHQFADLIAIGDRVLAAKGGRGGRGNARFTSSTNQAPRRADPGEAGETFKIRLRMKMLADVGLVGFPNVGKSTLIARVSAARPKIADYPFTTLVPNLGVVLLSDDRSFVMADVPGLIEGAHEGRGLGHRFLGHVERTKVLLHVVDVSEASGRDPVEDLDVIRRELEAYVPNADTLDPDALPLAARPQVVAANRIDILGDPARLEALRERAAELDLPFHAISAVTGEGVPALLETLWPYVAHVSAERALLRRADDE; this is encoded by the coding sequence ATGTTCGTCGACGAAGTCGATATCGACGTCAGCGCCGGGGCCGGCGGACGAGGCGCCATCAGTTTCCGCCGCGAGAAGTTCATCCCGCGCGGCGGTCCTGATGGTGGCGACGGCGGCGCTGGTGGATCGGTCTACCTGATCGCCAGCCCGCACCACAACACCCTCGTCAACTACAGGTTCCATCCCGATTTCGCCGCCCCGCGCGGCGGACACGGCGAAGGCTCGCTCCGGACCGGCAAGTCGGGCAAGGACATCGAGCTGCCCGTCCCGCCGGGCACCGTGGCGTATCGCCTCGACGAGTTCGGTCACGCACACCAGTTCGCGGACCTGATCGCGATCGGCGATCGCGTGCTGGCGGCCAAGGGCGGGCGTGGCGGACGCGGCAACGCGCGATTCACCTCGTCCACCAATCAGGCCCCGCGGCGGGCCGACCCCGGTGAGGCGGGCGAGACGTTCAAGATCCGGCTCCGGATGAAGATGCTGGCCGACGTGGGGCTCGTCGGCTTCCCGAACGTCGGCAAGTCCACGCTCATCGCGCGCGTCTCCGCCGCCAGGCCGAAGATCGCCGACTACCCGTTCACCACGCTCGTGCCCAACCTCGGCGTGGTGCTGCTGAGCGACGACCGCAGCTTCGTGATGGCCGACGTGCCGGGCCTCATCGAGGGCGCGCACGAAGGCAGGGGGCTCGGCCATCGGTTCCTCGGCCACGTCGAGCGGACGAAGGTGCTGCTGCACGTGGTGGACGTGAGCGAAGCGTCTGGACGCGATCCCGTGGAAGACCTCGACGTCATCAGGCGCGAGCTCGAAGCGTACGTCCCGAACGCCGATACGCTCGACCCCGACGCGCTGCCGCTGGCCGCGCGCCCGCAGGTCGTGGCGGCCAACCGCATTGACATCCTCGGCGACCCGGCGCGCCTCGAGGCGCTGCGCGAGAGAGCCGCCGAGCTGGACCTGCCGTTCCACGCCATCTCCGCCGTCACGGGCGAGGGCGTGCCGGCGCTGCTCGAAACGCTGTGGCCTTACGTGGCTCACGTCAGTGCCGAGCGTGCGCTCCTCCGTCGCGCCGACGATGAGTAG
- the nadD gene encoding nicotinate (nicotinamide) nucleotide adenylyltransferase, translating into MSSALLRLGVLGGTLDPVHDGHLAAAHVAARALSLDVVWLLPSHVPAHKAAPSASPWHRFAMASLAAAEDPLIAVSDLELARPGPTYTWDTLHVLAAQGFRPSQIFFIVGTDAIAGIDTWHRFPAVLDAANFVVVTRPGQPPPIEALTHPAVAPRVRRHGNGDAAIAPDPEDSCGIWLVEGNTPDVSSSDIRQRILTGEGAGPHVPALVAAHIRRHGLYSPSPAARRLHGED; encoded by the coding sequence ATGAGTAGCGCCCTCTTGCGCCTCGGCGTGCTCGGTGGCACGCTCGACCCAGTGCATGACGGACATCTGGCCGCCGCCCACGTTGCGGCTCGAGCGCTCTCGCTCGACGTCGTGTGGCTGCTGCCCTCGCACGTGCCCGCGCACAAGGCCGCGCCGAGCGCGTCGCCCTGGCATCGGTTCGCGATGGCCAGCCTCGCCGCCGCCGAGGATCCACTGATCGCCGTGAGCGACCTCGAGCTCGCGCGTCCGGGGCCGACCTACACGTGGGACACGCTCCACGTGCTTGCCGCGCAGGGCTTCCGGCCATCGCAGATTTTCTTCATTGTCGGGACCGATGCGATTGCAGGAATTGACACATGGCACCGCTTCCCCGCCGTGCTCGATGCCGCGAATTTCGTCGTGGTGACACGGCCCGGACAGCCTCCGCCCATCGAGGCCCTCACGCATCCGGCCGTGGCGCCGCGCGTGAGGCGCCACGGCAACGGCGACGCGGCGATCGCGCCGGATCCTGAAGATTCCTGCGGGATCTGGCTCGTCGAGGGCAACACGCCCGACGTGTCGTCGAGCGACATCCGTCAACGAATCCTTACTGGAGAGGGCGCCGGTCCGCACGTGCCGGCGCTCGTGGCCGCGCACATCCGCCGGCACGGCCTGTACTCCCCTTCCCCGGCGGCGAGGCGCTTGCATGGCGAAGACTGA
- the rsfS gene encoding ribosome silencing factor, protein MAKTDAQRVEHEPAPIPDDVRAAIEAALDRKATRVTVMDLRGVGAFTDFFVVCTGTNVRQVQAIADGVEEGLRAQGLRPAHVEGYDRAEWILLDFFDFIVHVFMPDTREFYALDRLWGTAPRIEMAPDVR, encoded by the coding sequence ATGGCGAAGACTGACGCGCAGCGGGTCGAACACGAGCCTGCTCCCATTCCCGACGACGTCCGCGCGGCCATCGAGGCGGCGCTGGATCGCAAGGCCACGCGGGTGACCGTGATGGACCTCAGGGGCGTGGGAGCCTTCACCGACTTCTTCGTGGTGTGCACCGGCACGAACGTCAGGCAGGTGCAGGCCATCGCGGACGGAGTGGAGGAGGGGCTTCGGGCACAGGGCCTGCGTCCCGCGCACGTCGAGGGATACGACCGTGCGGAGTGGATCCTCCTCGACTTCTTCGACTTCATCGTCCACGTGTTCATGCCAGACACGCGGGAGTTCTACGCGCTCGATCGTCTGTGGGGCACGGCCCCCCGCATCGAGATGGCGCCCGACGTTCGCTGA
- a CDS encoding ComF family protein: protein MPIVAGVTCRCDTLPPHLSSLVAGARYEGPMRAVIQAFKYGGHQTLGATLVEHLLEHVPLTLDAMDIVVPVPLHPWRRVSRGFNQAERLARHVGPPVVHALARWSWTPAQATLPAAARRINVTRAFGLAPRITAAGRHVLHTCLTGARVLLVDDVMTTGSTLSACARVLKHAGAKEVHALAVARVE from the coding sequence ATGCCGATCGTTGCCGGCGTCACGTGCCGGTGCGACACCCTTCCGCCGCACCTCTCGTCGCTTGTCGCCGGCGCGCGCTACGAGGGACCGATGCGCGCCGTCATCCAGGCCTTCAAGTACGGAGGCCACCAGACGCTTGGCGCCACGCTCGTCGAGCACCTCCTCGAACACGTCCCGCTGACGCTCGACGCCATGGACATCGTCGTTCCCGTGCCGCTGCATCCGTGGCGGCGCGTCTCGCGCGGCTTCAATCAGGCCGAACGCCTCGCGCGCCATGTCGGTCCGCCCGTGGTCCACGCGCTCGCGCGCTGGTCATGGACGCCCGCGCAGGCCACGCTGCCAGCCGCCGCGCGCCGCATCAACGTGACGCGCGCCTTCGGCCTCGCCCCGCGCATCACCGCCGCAGGCCGCCATGTCCTTCACACCTGCCTGACCGGCGCGCGCGTGCTGCTCGTGGATGACGTGATGACGACGGGCAGCACGCTGTCTGCCTGCGCCCGTGTCCTGAAACACGCCGGCGCGAAGGAGGTCCATGCCCTGGCCGTCGCACGAGTGGAGTGA
- a CDS encoding putative addiction module antidote protein yields the protein MTMGTLETYRWDTAEFLTSEESIAAYLQLALEDSADDPASLLEALRVVARARGMAALAREIGITREGLYKALSPTGNPSFTTVMRLARALGLTLSVRATSTVVPSSRHSKPRVGPRKSKRPRTQTPRTAP from the coding sequence ATGACGATGGGCACTCTCGAGACATACCGATGGGACACGGCGGAGTTCCTCACCTCCGAGGAATCCATCGCTGCGTATCTCCAACTCGCGCTCGAGGACAGCGCGGACGACCCCGCGTCGCTTCTGGAGGCGCTTCGCGTGGTCGCCCGGGCGCGTGGCATGGCCGCTCTGGCGCGTGAGATCGGCATCACCCGTGAAGGGCTGTACAAGGCGCTTTCACCAACGGGCAATCCGAGTTTCACCACAGTGATGCGACTCGCTCGTGCGCTCGGACTGACGTTATCGGTCCGCGCGACAAGCACGGTTGTCCCGAGTTCTCGGCACTCGAAGCCTCGCGTAGGCCCGCGCAAGAGCAAGCGGCCACGTACGCAGACGCCGCGAACCGCCCCATAG
- a CDS encoding type II toxin-antitoxin system RelE/ParE family toxin — MRTLRDPVAEAHIARRIARLAEGNPGQHRVLDGGVAELKIDHGPGYRVYYTERGPEIVVLLIGGTKKTQAVDIATAQAMRKALASDTEQ, encoded by the coding sequence ATGCGCACTCTCAGGGATCCCGTTGCCGAGGCACACATTGCCAGGCGGATCGCCCGTCTCGCGGAGGGCAACCCGGGGCAGCACCGCGTGCTGGACGGCGGTGTCGCAGAACTGAAGATCGACCACGGTCCCGGGTATCGGGTGTATTACACCGAGCGAGGGCCGGAAATCGTTGTCCTGCTCATTGGTGGCACGAAGAAGACGCAGGCAGTTGACATCGCGACGGCACAGGCCATGCGCAAGGCGCTCGCCTCCGATACGGAGCAATGA
- the tmk gene encoding dTMP kinase, with protein sequence MTRGRLIAFEGLDQSGKQTQALRAREALQARGLSVLSFDFPDYQTPIGREIGAALKGERAFPPDCLQLLYVANRCEHKPAIEAALAAGTWVVCDRYVASTIAYGDAQGLDPEWLTVIQRVLPPADVTVLLDIAPDVAAARKRDQRDAFEQDLALLARVRASYLRQAAAGHAWHIVDAARDRDAVTTDVLALLP encoded by the coding sequence ATGACGCGCGGGCGCCTCATCGCCTTCGAAGGCCTCGACCAGAGCGGCAAGCAGACGCAGGCGCTGCGTGCGCGCGAGGCGCTTCAGGCGCGCGGTCTTTCCGTGCTGAGCTTCGACTTTCCCGACTACCAGACACCGATCGGACGGGAGATCGGCGCCGCGCTGAAGGGCGAGCGGGCGTTCCCGCCCGACTGCCTGCAACTGCTGTACGTGGCCAACCGGTGCGAGCACAAGCCCGCGATCGAAGCGGCGCTCGCGGCAGGCACGTGGGTCGTGTGCGATCGCTACGTCGCGTCGACGATCGCGTATGGCGACGCGCAGGGCCTCGATCCCGAGTGGCTCACGGTGATCCAGCGTGTGCTGCCGCCGGCAGACGTCACGGTGCTGCTCGACATCGCCCCCGACGTCGCCGCCGCCCGCAAGCGCGACCAGCGCGACGCGTTCGAACAGGACCTGGCGCTGCTCGCGCGCGTCCGCGCCAGCTATCTCCGCCAGGCCGCCGCCGGCCACGCATGGCACATCGTCGACGCCGCCCGCGACCGCGACGCCGTCACCACCGACGTCCTCGCGCTCCTCCCCTGA
- the lysA gene encoding diaminopimelate decarboxylase, with translation MAATDTTLAPVFALDAVPLASIAAAEGTPCYVYSAPIVRDRLAALRQAFEACDYPYALHFALKANSSLAVARLIREGGAGADANSIGEVDVALRAGFRPDQIVFTGVGKSPDELARAVALDLAAINAESAGELDRIDALGRAHGRRVRVALRVNPDVDAGTHEKITTGVRTSKFGVPLDEAAGVLDARRDAAGLEIVGLHVHVGSQITSLGPLCAAARRVADLAVALRASGIPLSHLDLGGGLGIVYEAGGDVPTYEAFAQALVDVVRPTGLTLIVEPGRTIVGPAGVLLARVIDVKPHAGGGRFVVLDAGMTELLRPALYGAYHHIAPVAGAADRSLVSCTVVGPVCESSDTFGRVRDLPDPQVGDLMAIMDAGAYGAVMSNTYNRRPLPPEVLVEADGSWRVIRRRPTIDEMLALEQA, from the coding sequence GTGGCGGCCACAGACACCACGCTCGCGCCCGTGTTCGCGCTCGACGCCGTACCCCTCGCTTCGATTGCCGCGGCGGAGGGCACGCCCTGCTACGTCTACAGCGCACCGATCGTCCGCGACAGGCTCGCCGCGCTGCGGCAGGCCTTCGAGGCGTGTGACTACCCGTACGCGCTGCACTTCGCGCTCAAGGCCAATTCGTCGCTTGCCGTCGCGCGCCTGATCCGGGAGGGCGGCGCCGGTGCCGACGCCAACTCGATCGGCGAAGTGGACGTCGCGCTGCGCGCCGGGTTCAGGCCTGACCAGATCGTCTTCACCGGGGTCGGCAAGTCGCCTGACGAACTCGCGCGGGCCGTGGCCCTCGATCTCGCGGCCATCAACGCCGAGTCGGCCGGAGAGCTCGATCGGATCGACGCGCTCGGTCGCGCGCACGGACGCCGCGTGCGAGTCGCCCTGCGCGTCAACCCCGACGTCGACGCCGGCACGCACGAGAAGATCACCACCGGCGTCAGGACGAGCAAGTTCGGCGTGCCGCTCGACGAGGCGGCCGGCGTGCTCGACGCGCGCCGCGACGCCGCGGGTCTCGAGATCGTGGGCCTGCACGTGCATGTCGGCTCGCAGATCACGTCGCTCGGGCCGCTGTGTGCCGCGGCGCGACGTGTGGCGGATCTGGCTGTCGCACTGCGAGCGTCGGGCATCCCTCTTTCGCATCTCGATCTCGGCGGCGGCCTGGGCATCGTCTACGAGGCTGGCGGCGACGTGCCCACGTACGAGGCCTTCGCGCAGGCCCTCGTCGATGTCGTTCGCCCGACGGGCCTCACGCTCATCGTCGAACCAGGACGCACGATCGTCGGCCCGGCAGGCGTGCTGCTGGCGCGGGTGATCGACGTCAAGCCGCACGCGGGCGGCGGGCGCTTCGTGGTGCTCGACGCGGGCATGACCGAACTGCTGCGTCCCGCCCTGTACGGCGCGTATCACCACATCGCACCCGTGGCCGGCGCGGCAGACAGGTCGCTCGTTTCGTGTACCGTCGTCGGACCCGTGTGCGAGAGCAGCGATACGTTCGGGCGCGTGAGAGATCTGCCGGATCCACAGGTTGGCGATCTCATGGCGATCATGGACGCCGGTGCGTACGGCGCGGTGATGTCGAACACCTACAACAGGCGGCCGCTGCCGCCCGAAGTCCTCGTCGAGGCCGACGGGTCGTGGCGCGTCATCCGCCGCCGGCCCACCATCGACGAGATGCTGGCGCTCGAACAGGCATGA
- a CDS encoding sigma-70 family RNA polymerase sigma factor, translated as MDALIERCLAGDQDAWGQIVRQHWRKVFNVAYKFTGKHDEAEDLTQDIFVKIFKSLHTFDRRANFQTWLISISRNLCIDHYRSVRKERETISRDVDSREMGTATRHEPGPLAGIEREDQRALLRLALDQLAPTLRSAVLLRDIKELSYQEIAAMLDLPEGTVKSRINRGRTELARQIRRLQDSGLSTPRRATAGRRQ; from the coding sequence ATGGATGCGCTGATCGAGCGCTGTCTGGCCGGCGACCAGGACGCCTGGGGGCAGATCGTCAGGCAGCACTGGCGGAAGGTGTTCAACGTCGCGTACAAGTTCACCGGCAAACACGACGAGGCGGAGGACCTGACGCAGGACATCTTCGTCAAGATCTTCAAGTCGCTGCACACCTTCGATCGCCGGGCCAACTTCCAGACGTGGTTGATCAGCATCAGCCGGAACCTGTGCATCGATCACTACCGGAGCGTGCGCAAGGAACGCGAGACGATCTCGCGCGACGTGGACTCGCGCGAGATGGGCACCGCCACGCGTCACGAGCCGGGTCCCCTGGCGGGGATCGAACGTGAAGATCAGCGCGCGCTGCTGCGGCTGGCGCTGGATCAGCTCGCGCCCACGCTGCGGTCCGCGGTGCTGCTGCGCGACATCAAGGAACTGTCGTACCAGGAAATCGCCGCGATGCTGGACCTGCCCGAGGGCACGGTGAAGTCGCGCATCAACAGAGGGCGGACGGAACTCGCGCGGCAGATCCGCCGCCTGCAGGACTCGGGTCTCTCCACGCCGCGGCGGGCCACGGCGGGCCGTCGTCAGTAG
- a CDS encoding STAS domain-containing protein: MNLTTEHHGDVAVVRVLESRMLYPILSDFADTVTGLVQQGQRKLLIDLSPVTYLDSATIGCLMDVYRQMSGAGGVVKLSGVQKRVETMLTMTGTQNFIEVHPDADTALASFGG; the protein is encoded by the coding sequence ATGAACCTCACCACCGAGCACCATGGGGACGTGGCTGTCGTCCGGGTCCTGGAGTCCCGGATGCTGTACCCGATCCTCTCGGACTTCGCCGACACGGTCACCGGCCTCGTGCAGCAGGGACAGCGCAAGCTGCTCATCGACCTGTCGCCGGTCACGTATCTCGACAGCGCGACGATCGGCTGCCTGATGGACGTCTACCGGCAGATGAGCGGTGCGGGGGGCGTCGTGAAGCTCTCGGGCGTGCAGAAGCGGGTGGAGACGATGCTGACCATGACGGGCACGCAGAACTTCATCGAGGTGCACCCCGACGCCGACACCGCGTTGGCGAGCTTCGGAGGCTGA
- a CDS encoding radical SAM protein: protein MSLNYLATHYRCSWPWNTAVMLCDGRLVCGCADPYGKRVLGDARTASVGDIWTGPTASTLRRELNAGGSEFCGDCPLKLPLAEDEMPPQRSLDAGPLPSRMYVECTAACNVSCLDSCCAPETGIARTRQAGMLDVDLFRRVLAEVGPTLERIDFFNYGEAFLHKRAVEMCELVKREYPHIYLYTSTNGGALNEESARRLVRSGIDEVTFSVDGASQDVYATYRQRGRFDHVMKNLRAVMDEKRALGTDVPFVNWRYILFTWNDNDTEMQRARALAAEIGVDRLCWEITDHPEHAFSRRFAPGTPDWARIRHQVWDDNHLGSAIPGTTPRARIEVRGPSRQDTLTHQAGVPLALDLRVRNLCQRPFPHTATYGRRLVRVGAKLLDADRELQDRDFARSSLPATVAPGGWQDLRMEIPALSPGHYHLKLDLVSEGVDWFESCGSEITLKALQVT from the coding sequence GTGTCCCTCAACTACCTCGCCACGCACTACCGCTGCTCGTGGCCGTGGAACACGGCCGTGATGCTGTGCGATGGCCGGCTCGTGTGCGGCTGCGCCGATCCGTACGGCAAGCGCGTCCTCGGCGACGCGCGCACCGCGTCTGTGGGCGACATCTGGACGGGCCCCACGGCGTCGACGCTGCGACGCGAGCTCAACGCCGGCGGGTCGGAGTTCTGCGGCGACTGCCCCCTCAAGCTGCCGCTCGCCGAAGACGAGATGCCGCCGCAGCGGTCGCTCGACGCGGGACCGTTGCCGTCGCGGATGTACGTCGAGTGCACGGCCGCGTGCAACGTGTCGTGTCTCGATTCGTGCTGCGCACCCGAGACGGGCATCGCGCGCACGCGCCAGGCGGGCATGCTCGACGTGGATCTGTTCCGCCGCGTGCTGGCCGAAGTGGGCCCGACGCTCGAGCGCATCGATTTCTTCAACTACGGCGAAGCGTTCCTGCACAAGCGCGCCGTCGAGATGTGCGAGCTCGTCAAGCGCGAGTACCCGCACATCTACCTGTACACGTCCACCAACGGCGGCGCGCTCAACGAGGAGTCGGCGCGGCGGCTGGTGCGGTCGGGGATAGACGAGGTCACGTTCTCGGTGGACGGCGCGTCGCAGGACGTCTACGCCACGTACCGGCAGCGCGGGCGCTTCGACCACGTGATGAAGAACCTGCGCGCGGTGATGGACGAGAAGCGCGCGCTCGGCACCGACGTGCCGTTCGTCAACTGGCGCTACATCCTCTTCACCTGGAACGACAACGACACCGAGATGCAGCGCGCCCGCGCGCTCGCCGCCGAGATCGGCGTGGATCGCCTGTGCTGGGAGATCACCGATCACCCCGAGCACGCGTTCTCGCGCCGCTTCGCGCCGGGCACGCCCGACTGGGCGCGCATCAGGCACCAGGTGTGGGACGACAACCACCTCGGGAGCGCGATTCCAGGCACCACGCCGCGCGCGCGCATCGAGGTGCGCGGCCCGTCGCGTCAGGACACGCTGACGCATCAGGCTGGCGTCCCGCTCGCGCTCGACCTGCGCGTGCGCAACCTGTGCCAGCGTCCGTTCCCGCACACGGCGACGTACGGCCGTCGACTCGTGCGGGTCGGCGCCAAGTTGCTCGACGCCGATCGCGAGTTGCAGGATCGCGACTTCGCACGGTCGTCACTCCCCGCGACGGTCGCTCCCGGCGGGTGGCAGGACCTCCGCATGGAGATCCCCGCGCTGTCGCCAGGCCACTACCACCTGAAGCTCGACCTCGTGAGCGAAGGCGTCGACTGGTTCGAGTCCTGCGGCTCGGAGATCACCCTGAAGGCGCTGCAGGTCACGTAG
- a CDS encoding sigma-70 family RNA polymerase sigma factor: MDGPAPRPVAWVPADDAPLVEAARAGDAAAFDALYRRHARVVHGVLLARATRADVDDLVQDVFLTAWQRLSTLRDAAAFAGWLVTIARHARIDRVRRYAAADRHGFIVAAFDGTGTAPVDRVASAEVRADDRLEARQALDAIRALPPAYRDTLVLRLVEGLTGPEIAARTGLTPESVRVNLCRGMKLLRDALTARQHRGSA; encoded by the coding sequence ATGGATGGTCCGGCGCCGCGGCCCGTGGCGTGGGTGCCGGCAGACGATGCACCGCTCGTGGAAGCGGCGCGTGCAGGTGATGCTGCGGCCTTCGACGCGCTCTACCGTCGTCATGCGCGCGTAGTCCATGGCGTGCTGCTCGCACGGGCGACGCGCGCGGACGTGGACGATCTCGTCCAGGACGTCTTCCTGACCGCATGGCAGCGATTGTCGACGCTGCGCGACGCCGCGGCGTTCGCCGGATGGCTCGTGACCATCGCCAGGCATGCGCGCATCGATCGCGTGCGGCGTTACGCCGCCGCAGACAGGCACGGGTTCATCGTGGCGGCGTTCGACGGGACTGGCACGGCCCCCGTCGATCGCGTCGCGAGTGCGGAGGTACGTGCCGACGATCGCCTCGAGGCCAGACAGGCGCTCGACGCGATCAGGGCGCTGCCACCCGCGTATCGCGACACGCTGGTGCTGCGGCTCGTGGAAGGGCTGACGGGACCGGAGATCGCCGCGCGCACGGGGCTCACGCCGGAGTCGGTGCGGGTCAACCTGTGTCGAGGCATGAAGCTGCTGCGTGACGCACTCACCGCGCGCCAGCACCGAGGATCCGCGTGA
- a CDS encoding UDP-3-O-acyl-N-acetylglucosamine deacetylase, translated as MTSQRTLRRSITCAGIGLHSGHRVTMTLRPAPADYGIRFRRADLGGLEIPARLEHVASLNYATGLSFAGASVETVEHLLAALVSQGLDNVAIELNTPEVPIMDGSAAPFVYLLQEAGIKKLSASRRFLKVLRPVSLARGDKHIAIYPSDEFRISYTISFDHPLLRNQSRSIVVTADTFAEDLAPARTFGFLKDLEMLRQQGLTLGGSLDNAVVLGETGVLNNTLRFEDEFVRHKILDAIGDLALIGAPIIGHVVAHRGGHALHTALGSTLLEQRDAWTYVETPESVTDLVGMPIAVEPAFRN; from the coding sequence ATGACATCGCAGCGGACTCTTCGTCGTTCCATCACCTGTGCCGGAATCGGGTTGCATTCCGGCCACCGCGTCACGATGACGCTCCGTCCCGCCCCTGCCGACTACGGCATCCGCTTCCGTCGCGCCGACCTTGGGGGGCTCGAGATTCCGGCTCGCCTGGAGCACGTCGCGAGTCTCAATTACGCGACGGGGCTGTCCTTTGCCGGTGCCAGCGTGGAAACCGTCGAGCATCTGCTCGCGGCCCTCGTGAGTCAGGGCCTCGACAACGTCGCCATCGAGCTCAACACGCCTGAGGTGCCCATCATGGACGGCAGCGCGGCGCCGTTCGTGTACCTGCTCCAGGAGGCCGGCATCAAGAAGCTGAGCGCGTCGCGCCGGTTCCTGAAGGTGCTGCGGCCCGTGAGCCTGGCTCGCGGCGACAAGCACATCGCCATCTACCCGTCCGACGAGTTCCGCATCAGCTACACCATCAGCTTCGATCACCCGCTCCTGCGCAACCAGAGCCGTTCGATCGTCGTCACGGCCGACACGTTCGCCGAGGATCTCGCGCCCGCGCGCACGTTCGGGTTCCTGAAGGACCTGGAAATGCTGCGCCAGCAAGGCCTGACGCTCGGTGGCTCGCTCGACAACGCCGTCGTGCTCGGCGAGACGGGCGTGCTCAACAACACGCTCCGCTTCGAGGACGAGTTCGTCCGCCACAAGATCCTCGACGCGATTGGCGATCTCGCGCTCATCGGTGCGCCGATCATCGGCCACGTCGTCGCGCACCGCGGCGGGCACGCCCTGCATACCGCCCTCGGCAGCACCCTGCTCGAACAGCGCGACGCCTGGACCTACGTCGAGACCCCCGAGTCGGTCACCGATCTCGTGGGCATGCCCATCGCCGTCGAGCCCGCGTTCAGGAACTGA